The genomic region ccgcattgcaggcagattctttaccagctgagccacaagggaagcctggatcTTAAAATTTAGGCTATAAACAGATCTCTACTTGATAAAACTTGGTGTCACTTTTGTCAAATAATTAATGCAACTGTCTAGCATCATAAACTCAAACTTGCACTCATTTCACTTTTTGTGACTTATTCACTTATTAGTTCAAGGAGAAAACAGACTAAatagagaaaaaacataaaaagaatagCAGTTTCACGATGAGCCGCgacattaaataagaaaaacaagataTTCTGATTTTATCTTAAACACTGGCCTATTACCTTAGGATCAAAATAAGTGTAGTATTTGGGTTTAGAGTCAATATTCTGGTCTCTGCACAAAAgtaatgcctttctttggcactGACAGATCATTAAGCATCCATCTCAACTGTTTCAATGTAAAAAATAGCTTACTATCTTTGTCAGCAAATAACCTTCCATGCCTTCAATTAGACAAATTAACTTATATTTCTACCCCAAACTATACCCAGTGCCCTACATCCATTTCACCAGAGAAATTAGAAGTTTTGGCTAGTAACTCTGTTTATTTTGGTATTAGATAGTGTAGCaaactgaacatttaaaatatgattttttaaaaaagactctcATATAATTACCGCAAAATAGAtaaccctggtggtccagtggttagggctctgtgtttccactgccaAGGGTATGGGTTCAAGGGTATGGGTTCAAGGGTATGGTaggtgaactaagatccctcaagctgaGTGGTgtggatgaaaaaaaaagtaaaggaaaaggcTGTTAGGTAACTATCACAAAATACTGAACAGATAACTAAAAGTTCAAGGCTGGTTTTTCCACTGGGCTGTAGACCTGCCTGTTCAGCTTCTGGACTCCACAAGTGCAAACTCGAACTCATATGTCACCTCAAACTGCCTGTGCTCTGTAGAGCTATCAGCGTCACCTCCATCCACCTAGCTGACCAAGTTAGAAAACTGGATTCTCTCTGACCATCTCTGTGCTTTCCTTCCTGTATCCAACTACTTTCCAGGTACTGcccactgtgtgtgcatgctcagctgtgtctgactcttctgcagccccatggactgtagcccgccctgggatagaacccatgtctcctgcattggcaggcggattctttatcactatgaCACCCAGCACAGCTTCCCTGCATCTGATCTTTCTCTTCTTCACTGCCTGGATATGCTTTTTAAAGCCCAAGTATATGTCCTTACTTGCTCAAAAGCCTtactttttctcctgttttcaacGGAATAGCCTAAATCTCTTAGAATAGCACCCAAGCTTTCCATTATTCAGTCCACTCTCCCACTGCCTCTTGTTTGGATGATGCCCAGGGTTTAACTTCCACTAGTCACTGAACGATTGCACAGAGTGTCAACGCCACTGAAAGAAGTTTCATTACTCACAGTTCCCAGGAGAAAGGGGCACACATCAAGCCATGCAGGGCCACATGGGGAAGCACTGGGTTCAGTCAGGAGgctgaaggagggaggggggaagatGACCCAGAGTTTGGGGTGGTTTCTGTGGGAAGAAATAGGTGAGGTAGAGTagataagtttgagcaaacttgggattGGATAGTTGGAATCAGGTTGGTCTCTAATTGTCCACTACTTGGCCCCGGGGTGATTTAGGGAAGGGGAAATATTGGCTTGGTATGTGGGAGTTAGATAAAGGAAGTGGTTGGGATATGGGCTTTGGATCAGTTGCTTTGTCCATGGAAGGCAAGTTGCTTGTTACTCCCGGAATTAGCTCATCCTCAGACAAACAGTTCCTCCCAGGGCTGCAAGGTCCTAAAATGTCAAAGCatcataaaatgtaaaataaaaacatgattaaTACACATTCCTTTCCCATGAACCCTCTGTTCACAGCCTTGTCGCCCCAGAAAATGTCCATTATGAATAAGTTCTGTAGTGCCTCTCTCAACACTCTGCCACCACCCAGAGCCCTGACTGAGTAACGCCCCCAAGTCTGGTACCATAGAACATGACTCTTCCCTGTCCCTCTCCCCCTGCACCGGTAATGGCCCTGGTTATGGAGGCAACCACTCCACAGAGAGGCTGGTCACCTGTGACCAGTGTGACCTGCCTGAAAGAGATTAATTGGGCCGATCAGATTTCCTCTTTTAAGGATTTAAAATGAGAGCCACAAAAAGAGATAGCAAATTGATGTTAAGACGAACTGGGAGGTTCTGAAAtagcctcaggacctttgcaaaCCATGTGTGTTCTGTGTGTAAACCTTTCTTCCCACTATAATCTAtgaaagtgatgtcgctcagtcgtgtctgattctttgcgaccccgtggactggtagcctaccaggctcctccgtccatgggattctccacgcaagaatactggagtgggttgccatttccttctccaggggatcttcccaaatacCACAAATAGTCCATAATAATTATCTGGGGCTAGTGCTAGAGTTTTGCTCTGTTTGGAATGTTTCTTTCAAGTACCAGCATTAACAGAGATTCACAGAGACTGACAAAATGTAAAGTCAGACTAGATCAGGTCAGAGAGGGAGGGTGCAATGAAGCCCCCAAGTGTGTTGCAAAGTGTTTTAAACttcatataaacatttaaagGACCATGATCTAGTGCAAAGGCACTTTCCAGCTTCAAAGCAATCTCCAGTTTTATTTAAAGTTCTCTCACCCGACTACACTGctgaaaaaaaaacactctggGAGGAGGTCAAGTATTGCTCCACCTCCTCCAGGTAGCGCCGAACCAAATCCGCAGACTTTGTCGATTGCTTCTGTCTGGGCAGACCAGCCTGGATCGACTGCTCCCGTCTGGCCCGTCTGCGGGCGCGGGAAAAGAGTTTGAATCCTGACTGCCTGACTGCCGCAGCGACCTCCTCAACCTTCACAATCCTGATCAGCCTCAGACGCCTCCTCCCTTTACATCCTTGAGTCCTGGAGGTCTCTCGAATCACGAGAGTGGAAACGGAGGCGCTCAATCCGCCGCCATGTCCGAGGCTTATTTCCGGGTGGAGTCGGGTGCGCTGGGTTCTGAGgagaattttctttccttggacGACATTCTGATGTCCCACGAGAAGCTCCCGGTGCGCACGGAGATCTCCATGCCGCGCCTCGGCGCTTTCTTCCTAGACCGGAGCGGAGGGGCCGAGACTGACAACGCGATCCCTGAGGTAAGCTATCCCGTCTGGAAAAACTACAACTCCAGGTAGGACTTGCGGGCTTTGGGGCGCCGCGTCGCCGGGCGCGATGCCGTCTGGGATTTGTAGTTTTACAGGGAGGCCGAGCCGCGCGCTGAATCCTGTTGGCTGCgcgccccactcccaccccccagcctTCGCGACCCCTGCGGAAACTAAATTTATGCTGGGTCGTCAGGCTCCCTCCAACACGGATTTCGTTTTTGAAACTATCCAAATTCAGCAGTGTGTTTTCACCCGGTGTGTGTTGATGCTTAAGGATTGGCGCCTACGGACTGCTTGACCAGGGTTCTGATCATTTTTTGCCTTAAAGCACAACAGTGTTGGCTTCTGTAGGAGCAAATGATGTCTGGGAGCTGCAAATTGCTGTATTCGTTCCTGAAATGATGATGGCATGAGCAACCATTTCCTGAAAGCTTTTAGTGCGGGCACCTATTACCCCTTTGGTCCTTTAACAACCCTATAGTCAGATGCTATTACacataaagaaactgaagcctaGATATGTTGGGTAACTTGGCCAGGGTGCCAGGGTCTTATTGTAAGTGGGGAGCTGGGATTCGAACTTAATACTGCATGACTTCAAATTCGAGTTTGTCCCAGGAACATGACTTCTAAtggttcttattttaaaatatttatttgtttgtctgcGTGGgcgtcttagttgccacatgcgaacccttagttttggcatgtgggatctggttccctgaccagggatggaacctgccccGGCccgcattgggagcttggagtcttagccagtagaccatcagggaagtcctatgatggttatttatttatttttttttttctatttaacctAAGTTTTGTTTAGAAGGGCGTTTTTGTTTGGTctgttttgagttatttttttcaaagtgagACATATGCAAAGTTTAAAAAGCCAGATAATACCCAAAGATTTATAGGAAAAAATAGGAGGCCCTGCCTTGCTCTCCCTGTGTCCTTTCCATTTCCACAGGATATGTCTCCTTTTTTCATAGTCTCTTCAAAATTCACCTCCATATTTCTAATTAATGTTCTTAAATTTATCTTGAGTTTTTAAACATTTAGACATTATTTTTTGACTTTCCATTAGAGTAGTTAGTTGGTTCTCTTACACACTGATAAACAGAGGTGTACCAtccatattttattaatatttccttcGTTTTTacttaatgtcctttttctgttccaggttcCCGTCCAGGACACCAAATTGCATTTAGTAATTGTGTGtccttaggctcctcttggctTTGACAGTTTAtcagacttttcttgtttttaatgacCTTGAATTTTGTGGAGtgctggtcaggtattttgttgagaatattCCTCATTTGGGATTTGTCTGTtggttttctcatgattagactgtgTTTTGAGGAGGAAGATCAATAGAGGTAAAGTGCCATTTTTACCACATCTTAACAAGGGTATATGCCATCAGCATGACTTGTGTTGATAGGAACCTTGATCACTTGAGCTATGTGGGATTTGTCAGGATTCTTCATTGTAAAGTTACTATGTTTTTCCACCTTTCCAGACTGTTCTCTCTGGAAGGAAGTCATTATGTACAGCTATactgaaggagaagggagtgatggTCCCCTTCTTTGAGGGCGCAATGTCTACATATACTATTTAGGATTCTTCTGCGTGGGAGATTTGTGTAGGAAGGTGTTTACTgacatatttcatttcattcatagGCACAGGGCTATCAGATTTTCTATTCTAGTTTTACTCTTGGTACATGGTTTTTTTGTCCTAGGAATTTGACTATTTCacctaaattttcaaatatagtgGTATAGTGTTGTTCAAAATATCCTTTTACTATCTTTTAAACATCTGTACAATTATAGCTGTGTCCCACTTTTTATTCTTGATATTGAGAAATTATGATCTCTTTCTTAAGTAGTCTTACTAGGAGTTTATCACTTGTAGCagtcttttaaaagaaaggaataatAACTCTGTTAGCTTTCTCATTTGTACCTTCATTTTTAGGTCATTTAGTTCTTATCTTAATtagttctttccttctactttctttggacttaattttctttgttctcttgCATCCATTCACATTTTGAGATGGGTACCTAGGTCATtgatttttcagctttcttttttacatttttagctGTGCTTTTCCTGTAGCTTTAACTACATTTCACAAGTTTTTATTTGATTTCCTAATTTTCACTGTGAATTATTCTTTGACTCGTGAATTATTGAGAAGACTGGTGCTTAGGTCCAACCATCTGGGGACTTCGCTACGTACAGTTTGGATTTTGATTTCTGTCTTAGTTCCACAGTGGCCAAACAACATAGtctgaatgatttcagttttttgaaagttAGCATTTGCTTTAAACCGCAGCATAAGATAACCATTCGATTTGTgcttgaaagggcttccctgtggctcagcggtaaaaaatccATGTGTCacagcaggagactcaggttcagttcctgggccaggaagatccccaggagaaggaaatggcaacccactccagtattcttgcctgggaaatcccatggacagaggagcctggcgggctacagttcatggggtcacacaagagttgaacatgacttagcaactaaacaacagcgaTGTGCTTGAAAAGTTCGATATTGTGAAGTCATAGTCTGCAATACATAATCTATATGTAAATTAGGtgaagtttttatttgttttgttgagATTGTCTGTattgttattgatttttttgtttgctccttctcacttattgaagagatatGTTAAAGTCTCCCATGATGATTATAGATttgccatttttccttttatttttgttaatttagacagatatttctatttttctaatagATTTAATGACCATTTTATTATCAAAGTTCCCTCTTTATCTCTAGtaatgcttctttcttttttttttttttttgcttctttcttttggttACTGTTTGCATAACATTTTTTCCATCCTTCTATTTTCTGTTATCTGCAGTTGGATAGTTTTTATACACGTTAGTTAGGAAAACTTACCCTTTGTGTCACATTTTTGTTCTTCACTCTGTTTTTGGTATAGAAATCCTTTTTCTGACTCCATTCCATCATGACATAAAACTTCAGCCCACACAGTTCATTTCTTAAGTCATAACTACATCTTCTGTGTTTGGCAGTCATTCCCCTAGAGAGAACAGGCAGTACtgatattcattcattccctcaggTCACGTGCATAGTAACGCATTTACTATGTTACTTGTCTTTAAAACCTACAATCCTGTGTGCTACAGGGCACAAAGCTTGAACTCCCTTTGTGGCTGGCAAAGGGACTTTTTGACAACAAGCGGCGGATCCTTTCAGTGGAACTTCCCAAGATCTACCAGGAGGGTTGGAGGACTGTGTTCAGTGCAGATGCCAACGTGGTGGACCTCCACAAAATGGGACCACATTTCTATGGGTTCGGCTCCCAGCTCCTGCATTTTGACAGTCCAGAGAATGCCGACATCTCCCATTCTCTCCTGCAGGCAAGTAATTGACATGAAAACCTACGGCATCACACATGACTCAGGAGATAGCCTTGCTGGCTACCAGATGTTACTTTTACCCAGGGGAGTGTATGATTTATGTGATCAGTATATTGTTATTCTAGGTCAGCCTACAGTTAGGCTGTGTTTGCCTATTGTATATACATGTAACTATGACTTGTGTGCTGCTCTTCATATTTGCTTGCTAAGAGTTGGAACCAATAGGAAATCCTGGAAATAAGAAAGAGGTAATGGTTGATCACAGGTGATAGGCAGAGGAGGCTCAGACCTCCTTCTGACTGAGTCCTAAACTAGATTCTTGCCTTTTAAGTGttcagggatttaaaaaaaagtatctgaTTTCTCTCTGGCACTTCTTCCTCAGACGTTTGTTGGGCGTTTCCGCCGCATCATGGATTCCTCCCAGAACGCTTACAATGAAGATACGTCGGCACTTGTGGCCCGGCTAGATGAGATGGAGAGAGGCTTGTTTCAAACAGGGCAGAaaggactgaatgactttcagtgTTGGGAGAAGGGGCAAGCATCTCAGCTCACAGCTTCCAACCTGGTTCAGAACTACGCGAAGAGAAAATTCACTGACATGGAAGACTGAAGGCCAGAAGAACACAGAATTTCTCCCTGTAGACTTATCCCTCCGTGCGTCCTTGATAGGAGCCAAGTTGACCTTGTAAAGGGCCAGAATCACGTCCCATCTTGTGGCTTATTCCCTGTAGCAGCGTCAGGAGTGGTATGATCTGGTGGGGAAATGACATGCTGGGGGTTGTCCCTGGCCCTCTGAGTCTTTCAGGACTGTCCTACCTGCTGACCCACAGCCTAGGCCTCCTTAACCCAGGAACCCACAGCCAAGGTCCTTCATAAAGAAGGATCATTAACACATACATCGCAATAGAGTTAGAACTGGGATTCCTTGTGTCTGGGAGTTTGGACAGCCTTCGATGTCCAGTTTCACCAGCTCCAAAGGATGGGTACAATCGGACCTTCCCAGCCTGCTCATAAGACGTCCTCTTGAGCTGAACTGCCTCATTTTCCTTGTGGTTGTACAAAGGACAGTACCCCTGGAGATGCTGGCCCTCCTTGTAAgtgtctcctgccacctgcctaTGGGGAATTACCCAGTTTCCAAAAACAGTTGCCAGGAAtaaggaaggaaaaggggaaaggcCGATGAGTGGCCTGGCTTTTACTGAAGAGAAGACGttgctttccttttctgtgatGAGGGCTTCATACACTGGACTTCAAAGAACTCTACAGTCAGCCTAGATGGGAAGTGGTTAAACTGAGCTTGTTTTT from Muntiacus reevesi chromosome 2, mMunRee1.1, whole genome shotgun sequence harbors:
- the GINS3 gene encoding DNA replication complex GINS protein PSF3 is translated as MSEAYFRVESGALGSEENFLSLDDILMSHEKLPVRTEISMPRLGAFFLDRSGGAETDNAIPEGTKLELPLWLAKGLFDNKRRILSVELPKIYQEGWRTVFSADANVVDLHKMGPHFYGFGSQLLHFDSPENADISHSLLQTFVGRFRRIMDSSQNAYNEDTSALVARLDEMERGLFQTGQKGLNDFQCWEKGQASQLTASNLVQNYAKRKFTDMED